DNA sequence from the Vicia villosa cultivar HV-30 ecotype Madison, WI linkage group LG3, Vvil1.0, whole genome shotgun sequence genome:
ACTCACCACCTCGAGAGTCAACAAGCTAATAACTAAACAAATAAGGGAGGTAGATATTTCTATAAAAATGTTAAACATGTTTTTCATTTAAGCAAACCTCGACGAAATCGAGTAGAATTTAGAATTCCCCTTGATAAGAATTACGCATTAGCTACAAATTATTACGACAGATTGAAAATTAGCAAATTCTCCTAAACTAGTAACTAACCCCCTTTCCTTCTATACTTAAATAAAAttgtacataaaaataaataataatatttaatttttcaccCTAAAATTTACACAATTATCGAATATATCAAACTTCACATAAGAGAATACAAAATCACAATGGAGGCAGATCTAATAGTCAATCCCACAGTACAAATCGTGATATGAATCACAATCATATAACCAAAAAAAATCCAGCACTAGCATCGTAAATCACCaaccacaaaccctaatttgactaTAGCGACCTGATTCAAATTACGAGAGCATCGAAATTCAAATTCAACTCAAGTGATGAAGCTACATCAAGAACAAATAATCGACACGAAAGCTATTGATAGACTGAAGAACAGGTGAACATTTATGAAACTCATATTCACGCCATGGAAATCGAAATCAGGTATAGTTATCGAGTAATTAAGGAATAAAGAacgattaaaaatgaaattaaaggaacCAAGTGGAATTGAAgaagttgagttggttagagATTGGAACCTTGGAGAAGCTGAAACGGAGGAGGTAGTGAAATCGAATGgcggaggaagaggaagaggagagGATGGGGAAGGAAAGAGAGAAACAATGTGCGCGCGGGAAGAAATTAATGTGAAATTTTGTAATGAATAAATAAAGTGGGAaagagaaaatgaaaataaaaggacCCATCTAATTTTCAAGGCCAGCGTGGCGGTGGCGGTAACCGCTTCGTTCCCCGGTTTTACTTTCGTATGCGGTACGATTTCTTTTAGTTTCATAGGCCTTCGTGGGTTTGGGTTTGGGCTTCATTCAAACTAAAGCCGGGCTCTTTGAGTACATTAAAAGAGATTTGTTAATGCACCCCATAACCTTCTAGCGCACCGTGCGAAAATATTAtaatgtttttagatttttttagatGTATCTCTGGACGCACTAAATTTCAGTTGAAACATAATTTATTCTAGAAATGTATATGTGCAACACCTTCCTTCAAAGGTATAATTTTGGAAACTTGCGAGGCAGAAGCAGAAAAACAGAATGAAAAACAGTAACTTGACAAAATGAAAATATCATTTATATGATAAAATGAGCAATACATAAGGGATTTTAACATAAATCAAACATTAAACTTCAATATCCAGGTGCATGTTGTAAGATCTTAATAATATCATCAATCGATCTCGAAACAGTCACATACAGTTCGATTGGAACTTTTGATTCTAAACGGAAAAAGGTTCTCCACATAACCCTTAAATCAACGGTTGTCTTCAGCTTATGGTTGTTGAACTCAAGCTTCCCTTCTTTGTCAAAGAATGGCGAGTGGTACTCGATCTTCACAATTTTGCAATCGTCGCCATATGACATAAGCTTCTACAATGTGTATTGCAGATCTTCATGAGGAGTGTTCAGCGATCTTAAATTTTCTTAATCATGTATCGCCGGTAAAGTGAACATTTCCAACATGTCAAATGATGTTcattatgttttttttgttggtatgaaACAATATGACAAGTGATCTATATTTATAGTAATGGGAGACTAATATGGATCTCACACTCTATCTTGTACTAGGACACGTTTCGGAAATATTATTTCGGGACCACCATTTACTCCAGAAATATATTTCTGAAACCTTCCCTAACATAACAAAACAGAAACAAAATAGGATAGAAATATGTAATCAATGCAGATTTTTTAGGCAAACTTCAAAATGTATATATTAGACATCATAGCATGTTAATAGAATGTCACAtacaaaaaaattgataaataactACTAAAATGAACCAAAACACTTGTCGCCTGCCAAATCTATAACTATTGGTTGTACCCTCTTTgacttttgtttatttatttctctTTCAATCTCATTGGGAAACGTGTTAAACAACTTTATAGAATCAGGATAagtccaaaatatatcttttattGTCACTCCATCATCGCATTTCagcttccccccccccccccaagcgCTTGTTGtacacttgcttgatatttgtgaTATTCCCGGGTCTTTTATGCTTTAAGGTTTGAAGTATGTTTTGGGGTTGCACCAAATTCAATGTCATGTTAGAAACACATTTCTACTCATCCGACGAAAGGCGGCATGCAATTGGATCACCGGCTGATTTTTCACATAAATCATGCGCATGTATACCACAAATCACATTAAATCTTCATTTATCACTTGCCAACTGATAACCACGCAATTTATATGGACACTCACATTTTTTTGAATCGGTGTCTTCTCGTTTGAAATATCGGAGAGGAGGTTTATATTTCCCACTTCTTCTGCATGTCAATCTcgcaaatgcatttcttctatCCAAACCATTATCAGACCTTTCGACCACAACATCAAACCCTAGTTTGGATGCCTCTGTACGAATCAATTGCAGCATGTGATCACGAAATTCATACtcttgtttatttttaaaatggttCACAATATCTACCACCTTCACTACTGCATGTGAAGCATCCTGAGACACATTAGATTTGGGGAAAACATCGGGAGATACATTACCTaatgaaaacaaaaacataaatactAAGAATCATTTATAACATAAAACATATTGCTGAAAAATTAGCACAGACAGTTTCCGTAAATATATATTCGGATGAGTTCAAAGAGAATATGGAAATACACTTTCGTTTACTGCGTGACTTTGTTTTGCTTCAAAACCGTATAAATGTGAGCAATGACAGTTGAAATGAATGAACTCTACCTTAAATTCCAACTCCTTTAATTCCTTTTGATTTGATGAAACACAATAATTTAGGTTGTGAACTTTTTTTGTGAGTGAAAAACTTGATTGAGAATGGATGGATTTCCAATACACTTTTTCCAATTTTAccctttaattaataaaaagttcacaattcccaatacataataagggtactatagtaaaaatgatattctctctcttacttttttacacttttcttaatctgtgtgaaatggtgtgctgggtcactcattatgggacggagggagtatataattttgttatagagATCGATTTATTCAACAGAATTATCTGATTTTATCGTGTGGTACGACAAGTGATCCAGTAGTTCGACTAATGCATCAATGACATAGTCTCTTTTACCAGTTTGATTACTGACccattttttaaaacattgtctGTAAGTACTTAAGTTGTGTAGCATTCCCAGAATCGGAGACATTAAGATTCATTGATGGAGTTCAAAAAAATATTCTTTAATGGTGGTGTTCTTAGAACTAGGGGTTAGAAAACGAGTCATGGCTCACCGAACCGGCCCGCACACCCACCAAAAAATAGAGGATTAGATTGGGATTTTTTGTCTGCCTACCCGCCGCAGTTCGCCCCACGCACCTGCTGCAGCCTGCCCCGTGCTTTCGTCGGGCCGTACCTCGTTTTCCACCCCGGGCAGGCTTTCGCCGGGCCGGTTTTCCACCCCTACTTTTTGCATGCCTCTCCAATGTGTTGTACAAGCAGTACAAGTTATAATTTGAGACATTCAAAGAAAAAATGCATGTTTCATAGGTACAATGAGGAACATATTCCACACATCAAGTACATCAATATCGAAATATTAGATGAACTGGTAAAACATATTAAGTAGTAAAAAAATAGGCAAACAAATTACAAGTGAAAATTCTCCCACATATTCTAGATGAGAGCATGTCAACAGTTTTCATTCCCTcagtaaaataaaatttttagatTAACAATAACAATTGGCATCGTCATTGTCGAAGTgagaataattataaataatttagtaAATCATGTTTGGTGATCTAATGGTTATAGTTTATCTAAATATATTGTTATAATGTGAAATATCATTGGAAATCATGTCATCAGGGTCGGCCCAAcgtataattaaatatttgatttttagaaGAAGTTCAAAGATTTTTTACGACTAAATTTTTTGGTATCTACTGTTAAACTAATGTTAATTTTGgcagttaaatatttatatttttttatcaaggttgaattatctttcaaaatataaaattgacTATTCATACGGTGAGTCATGTTGTCCACTCTCACATATTATGTTGATTAAACAAAaacctttatattttttttaaatttttatgtaaCACAAGTAAAAAATGGAtttttagaaaattaaaaataaaattatttaaataataaaatttataattatacaATAATAATTTATGTATTTAAATTACtctagaaaaataattttttttcaaaaagaaaatctAAAAAGCCATAAGTTCGAATAAAAAGGATATTAATATTTTGGTCCTACCAGATTTGAACACAAGAccttttaaataaattatcatTGCCTTATCAAATAAGCTAAACAAACATTTATACATAATTTTTCGTTTTTGGAAAAATAtactaaatattaatattttgaggcTTAAAatacttttggaaaaaaaaaattgaggccCAAGGCGAGGGCCTAGCCCACCTTACCCTTGGCCCGGCCCTGCATGTCATCAAAATATAATTAGTCCACTGAAAACCAAATCATCAAAATATAATTAGTCCACTGAAAACCAAATTTCACAAGAGTAGAAAATAAATAACTTATGAAGACGATAGCTAGTTTAGACGTGGAAATCATGTCAtcacaattattttaaaaaacaagtgaaaaatctaattaaaatataaaaaatatattaatttattttaaaaatgaattaaagaatAGGCAAGCAAGCCTGCCGCCCGCCAATCTGCCACCTTGGCGGGACGAGCTAGATTTTTAAACATAATTCCACTTGCTCCACTCATTTTTTGACGTACTTAAGGCGAGGCGACcaacccattttgccacccctacttagaACTGACGATATTCAATGACGACACTCAATTTGGTGGTATTCTCATAACTGCGATATTCAAAGAAGTTATGTCATTCAACTAAGTTATTCTCAAAACTGACAACATTTAACGATGCTCATAGAAACTACGACATTGTGTTCACAAAACTTGTTTGTCGTTTTATTGTTGTTTGGctgaaatttgaattttaattaaaatcgatTGTGAACTAGATTCAAACCGAtttaaatgattttcacaaaATATGAACCTATTTTCTAAAATAATGATTTGGTTTGTAAATCCTAACCAAAAATATGATTTGGTTTTTATGATTTTGTTATCATGCAAAGCCCTAATTGAAAATTCATATTTACCGTAAGCAACTTCATTACCTCCCCtttcattttgagaatttattttCCCACCTTTACGTTACGACTCACACATCTGAAAATTCGAAATTGCCCTCGGATGTTTTTTGGAGGTGCATCTCCGGACGCACCTTAAATCACTTCTTCCTTCGTATCAAGCAGTCACCCCATTTTTATCAAAAAGTGGTCTGGAGATGCATCTGCAAACATTTTATGGGATGTATTCGAAAATGCATATATGAAAACACCTATGAACCCATTTACTATACGTTTTTCATTGAGATGGTTTATTTGACCATTCAGTGatatttttggagatgcatcctTGCATGATCATCTCTCCCACACTCCATACCACCTCCATAACCCAAAACCCTTAAAAAAAACCATTCTTAATCAATTTTTCGactccaaatcaccattcttgtgTTTTATCACATCAAAGGGAGCAAAATAAACTGAAATTTAAGGTAAAGTTCACTCATTTCATCCTTCATTGTTTGCATTAATCTTGTTCTTGAGTTGAAAAATATACATTACGCCAGGATGTGCATCTCTGAATTTACCTTTTCATGTTTCGGATGTGCATATTCAAAAATTTCCCTGATGACAAGGTTTCTAATGTCAAAAGTAATCCAAAACTGGTATAAATAAGGTGTTTCTCATCCCATATTTTCCACAAAACACACCACAATCAGAGAATGAATATATATCTCCACCCTGCATTTGTATATTTCAATGGTGAGAAACCGCCACATCAATGTAGAATTACCGATGATACATTTCTCGCCGAACTGATATCTAAATTGAATATCCTCCTGCGATATCCAAAAAATCAAAGAGTTGTCAAACTCGAGTATCGTTCACCCTCGTTTGACAGCGAAGGAAAGATACAGTTCACCAACTCTGAACTGAAGATGGATGGAGACTTAGAGGTTATGTGGAATACTTTTCATCGTTATGCAACAAAGGATCTGATTGAAGTGGATGCGAAGATTGCAAGATCTGTCAAATATATTATCAATATGTTGCAACGTCCTAAACTACTCATTTGTAACGATatgtaatgttaaatttatgttaaCGACTATCTATGTAATGTTAAGTGTTTTAATTTAATGTCAAGTTATTGTGGTTTCTAGATCTTGCTCGTACTGTCTTTGTTTCTGCTTTGAAGTATTAGTCATTTTCGAATATACATCTCCAAAATATATCAAATACACACTTGAAGATGCAACTTTGGCCCGAAATTAAGTATAATAGAGTTGGCGCACTCGTTTGCGTTTAATTTTTTATTCCCCGTAAACAACTTTACTACCTTACCTTTCATTTCTCCGACAAAAACTTTGAAgtgattattttatttaaaacttaTATCTTTTCACAAAACAAAATAGTACTAACAAACATTTCTTTATTAAATGTAAAaatgttttttgaaaatatacttcTCTGACATTCCCAATCGCTTTTACCAAACAAACACCTCATTTAACATTATCTTATGAAAAATAAGACCATTCTATTTTAACATAAAGAAtctgattaaaataagtgatattTCTATAACTACTAAGATTTTCCTACATGTTAGATGCCTcctgaaatttcaaattaaaagtcAACACACCTGACCTCTGTAAGAGCCAAGCAGCTAAACTCCAACCCAATTGCTGATATCCAAACTACCTTCATGTATTAACTTTAAATCATTACAATCATATTGTACATACAAGCATTGATATTAGAATAACTTTTCAGCAGTTTAAGACCTAAACCTCGCAAAACCCAAAAGCAAATATCACCCATTAGTAGTACGACTGTAGGCTTATGTAATGAATGACCAGCATTTTTTTCATAACTTCTAAAACAATGGTATCCAAACACATTGAAGTCTGTCCATAATAATCTTATAAATTTTCACCAAACATTTATGAACATAAACTTCACAAATGACCCCCTTACTGTTACCCACTCTAACTATGATCACATCAGTATGGAaaatcatgaccaggactgtctgCATGCATGTCCATGCAATCACTGGAGTTTGACGAATTCGAATCCCTGTTCTGGCCACTAGGATAAGTCATTTCATTGTTCCGGGTTCCATTCCCGGATGACATGAGATTACTCGACGGACTGCTCCCCTGTGCTAAATGATATGGCTGAAGGCTGCGACGAATGGGGCTAGAGAGTGCATTTGAGAATACAGAGTTCTTTGCTTGGTCAGTTGGCCCAGCGCGCATTGCGTGTCCTGCAACAGTACTTCCAAATGCATTAGACTGTATGGATGCACCAAAATTAGTTTGAA
Encoded proteins:
- the LOC131662017 gene encoding uncharacterized protein LOC131662017, with amino-acid sequence MAKKRKSVENRLDEVDRTMYSTFCTTANSLSHLYTHAMNQQKLSFQAGERHALEKMYQWILRQQQEGMRVTTIDIVSHLQNELEYGTEESPVSPRQSIQQNSQSAIQTNFGASIQSNAFGSTVAGHAMRAGPTDQAKNSVFSNALSSPIRRSLQPYHLAQGSSPSSNLMSSGNGTRNNEMTYPSGQNRDSNSSNSSDCMDMHADSPGHDFPY